From one Eleginops maclovinus isolate JMC-PN-2008 ecotype Puerto Natales chromosome 7, JC_Emac_rtc_rv5, whole genome shotgun sequence genomic stretch:
- the LOC134867437 gene encoding F-box only protein 47-like, which yields MYVVNLGVVAMVRRTSRSVRKYTSTHNSPKSNLHRPQPRPTRTIVTRSQCPTGGCFFHRLPSEVYHMILDKLSVLEISMFSMVSKEVTRSVVEYISTLAWRNNKIIQSFHPSTFPEQTSTIGHYRNLGLLFKRCTLLQPTKDRLKFIFSEFSQIPCFMLEQCLKPDCTGFISYGVFLQTLIAGWDELECHRVFNFVCDLTHLLQKIEIVVTGKPGVRWYQKLQLRLFCRQVLLDPWSNEAESQFWLMQLLKPWPLVSQAHLLLTLYGPLGTMGWQDLVEKGLPHNALWDLARAILLLFSKLEVKGQNSNSLVAIFKELIVIPQPWHVENVARLLVLCGSSLCYTVLASKAVNGRLLEISRLLVYIILVCEKDGYHMSWAVKMVQNLCKVFSTPPERFCFIQQLENMFSDVTREFFEFSVTGNRPEDRETFQSLSILLDSCARFHTKFLHIFLK from the exons ATGTATGTCG TCAATTTAGGGGTGGTGGCAATGGTGAGAAGAACCTCCAGAAGTGTTAGGAAGTACACATCGACTCACAATTCACCAAAGAGCAATCTTCACCGGCCCCAGCCGCGGCCCACCAGGACCATCGTGACCCGCAGCCAGTGCCCCACCGGCGGATGCTTCTTCCACAGGCTCCCCTCAGAGGTGTACCACATGATCCTGGATAAACTGTCCG tgcTGGAGATCAGTATGTTCAGCATGGTGTCCAAGGAGGTCACTAGATCTGTTGTGGAGTACATCTCCACCCTGGCCTGGAGGAATAACAAGATCATTCAAAGCTTTCACCCCTCAACTTTCCCTGAACAGACATCCACTATTGGACACTACAGAAACCTGG GTTTGTTGTTCAAGAGATGTACCCTGTTGCAACCAACAAAGGACAGGTTAAAGTTTATCTTTAGCGAGTTTTCACAG ATCCCCTGCTTCATGTTGGAGCAGTGCTTGAAACCAGACTGCACTGGCTTCATCAGCTACGGAGTCTTCCTCCAG ACACTGATCGCTGGGTGGGATGAGCTGGAGTGTCACAGAGTGTTCAACTTTGTGTGTGACCTCACACATCTGCTGCAAAAAATAGAGATAGTCGTCACTGGAAAGCCAG GTGTGAGGTGGTACCAAAAGCTGCAGCTCCGTCTCTTCTGCCGTCAGGTTCTGTTGGACCCGTGGTCCAACGAGGCCGAAAGTCAGTTCTGGCTGATGCAACTCCTGAAGCCTTGGCCCCTGGTCAGCCAGGCACACCTACTGTTAACCCTCTATGGACCTCTGG GCACCATGGGGTGGCAGGATCTGGTGGAGAAGGGTCTGCCTCACAACGCTCTGTGGGATCTCGCCCGAGCCATCCTGCTGCTTTTCAGCAAACTAGAAGTGAAAGGCCAGAATTCCAATTCACTGGTGGCAATATTCAAGGAACTCATTG TCATTCCTCAGCCGTGGCATGTGGAGAACGTGGCGCGTCTGTTGGTGCTGTGTGGCAGCAGTCTCTGCTACACTGTGCTAGCCAGCAAGGCGGTCAATGGACGACTTCTGGAGATCTCCAGACTCCTTGTGTACATCATACTG GTGTGTGAGAAGGATGGCTATCACATGTCCTGGGCGGTGAAAATGGTGCAGAACCTCTGCAAGGTCTTCAGCACGCCACCGGAACGGTTCTGCTTCATTCAACAACTGGAGAACATGTTTTCAGATGTCACCAGAGAGTTTTTCGAGTTTTCTGTAACAG GAAACCGCCCTGAGGACAGGGAGACTTTCCAGAGCCTGAGCATCCTCCTGGACTCCTGCGCTCGCTTCCACACTAAATTCCTCCACATCTTCCTGAAATAG
- the LOC134867844 gene encoding claudin-14-like isoform X2, with product MISPGLQNITDAVTCHSPETDARKFPQLFLPTLRRHLRNGSDSVTGYCQSEIIMASMAVQLLGFFLGLLGFVGTVVATVLPHWRSTAYVGSNIITATAYMKGLWMECVWHSTGIYQCELYRSLLALPQDLQAARALMVLSSVTSVLASLVSVMGMKCTRFARYSVIKSALVLSGGVCFICAGLLCLITVSWTTNNVILDFYDPFLPSGMKYEIGLAVYLGFASSFLSLSGGMVLCWSSSSNRSQRPLLMQRSPPLPAPPAFNPSYPPAPPYKPPEALRDNRAPSLCSLASSGYRLHNYV from the exons ATGATCTCACCTGGCTTGCAGAACA TTACAGATGCAGTCACCTGCCACTCACCAGAGACAGATGCCAGAAAGTTTCCACAGCTTTTTCTGCCCACACTCCGGAGACACTTGAGGAATGGCTCAGACTCTGTGACTGGAT ATTGTCAGAGCGAGATAATCATGGCGAGCATGGCGGTTCAGCTCCTCGGCTTCTTCTTGGGGCTGTTGGGTTTTGTAGGAACTGTTGTCGCAACTGTGCTCCCCCACTGGCGCAGCACAGCCTACGTGGGCTCCAACATCATCACAGCCACCGCCTATATGAAAGGCCTGtggatggagtgtgtgtggcaCAGTACCGGCATTTACCAGTGTGAGCTGTACAGATCTCTACTGGCACTGCCACAAGACCTGCAG GCTGCTCGGGCGCTCATGGTGCTCTCCAGCGTCACCTCAGTGCTGGCCTCTCTGGTGTCTGTGATGGGGATGAAGTGCACCCGCTTCGCCCGGTACTCAGTGATCAAGTCCGCCCTAGTGCTAAGTGGGGGAGTTTGTTTCATCTGTGCCGGCCTGCTCTGCCTGATCACCGTGTCCTGGACCACCAACAATGTCATCTTGGACTTCTACGACCCCTTCCTCCCCAGCGGGATGAAGTATGAGATCGGCCTGGCCGTGTACCTGGGCTTTGCCTCGTCCTTCCTCAGCCTGAGCGGAGGGATGGTGCTCTGCTGGAGCAGCAGCTCTAACAGGTCACAGAGGCCCCTACTTATGCAGAGGAGTCCACCATTACCAGCTCCCCCCGCCTTCAACCCAAGCTATCCTCCTGCTCCACCCTACAAGCCCCCCGAGGCCCTGAGGGACAATCGTGCTCCTTCACTCTGCTCCCTGGCCAGCAGTGGCTATAGGCTCCATAACTACGTCTGA
- the LOC134867844 gene encoding claudin-14-like isoform X3: MISPGLQNNCQSEIIMASMAVQLLGFFLGLLGFVGTVVATVLPHWRSTAYVGSNIITATAYMKGLWMECVWHSTGIYQCELYRSLLALPQDLQAARALMVLSSVTSVLASLVSVMGMKCTRFARYSVIKSALVLSGGVCFICAGLLCLITVSWTTNNVILDFYDPFLPSGMKYEIGLAVYLGFASSFLSLSGGMVLCWSSSSNRSQRPLLMQRSPPLPAPPAFNPSYPPAPPYKPPEALRDNRAPSLCSLASSGYRLHNYV, encoded by the exons ATGATCTCACCTGGCTTGCAGAACA ATTGTCAGAGCGAGATAATCATGGCGAGCATGGCGGTTCAGCTCCTCGGCTTCTTCTTGGGGCTGTTGGGTTTTGTAGGAACTGTTGTCGCAACTGTGCTCCCCCACTGGCGCAGCACAGCCTACGTGGGCTCCAACATCATCACAGCCACCGCCTATATGAAAGGCCTGtggatggagtgtgtgtggcaCAGTACCGGCATTTACCAGTGTGAGCTGTACAGATCTCTACTGGCACTGCCACAAGACCTGCAG GCTGCTCGGGCGCTCATGGTGCTCTCCAGCGTCACCTCAGTGCTGGCCTCTCTGGTGTCTGTGATGGGGATGAAGTGCACCCGCTTCGCCCGGTACTCAGTGATCAAGTCCGCCCTAGTGCTAAGTGGGGGAGTTTGTTTCATCTGTGCCGGCCTGCTCTGCCTGATCACCGTGTCCTGGACCACCAACAATGTCATCTTGGACTTCTACGACCCCTTCCTCCCCAGCGGGATGAAGTATGAGATCGGCCTGGCCGTGTACCTGGGCTTTGCCTCGTCCTTCCTCAGCCTGAGCGGAGGGATGGTGCTCTGCTGGAGCAGCAGCTCTAACAGGTCACAGAGGCCCCTACTTATGCAGAGGAGTCCACCATTACCAGCTCCCCCCGCCTTCAACCCAAGCTATCCTCCTGCTCCACCCTACAAGCCCCCCGAGGCCCTGAGGGACAATCGTGCTCCTTCACTCTGCTCCCTGGCCAGCAGTGGCTATAGGCTCCATAACTACGTCTGA
- the LOC134867844 gene encoding claudin-14-like isoform X1 has translation MELYKQPLFSEEVKTMVTDAVTCHSPETDARKFPQLFLPTLRRHLRNGSDSVTGYCQSEIIMASMAVQLLGFFLGLLGFVGTVVATVLPHWRSTAYVGSNIITATAYMKGLWMECVWHSTGIYQCELYRSLLALPQDLQAARALMVLSSVTSVLASLVSVMGMKCTRFARYSVIKSALVLSGGVCFICAGLLCLITVSWTTNNVILDFYDPFLPSGMKYEIGLAVYLGFASSFLSLSGGMVLCWSSSSNRSQRPLLMQRSPPLPAPPAFNPSYPPAPPYKPPEALRDNRAPSLCSLASSGYRLHNYV, from the exons ATGGAGCTTTATAAACAGCCTCTGTTCTCTGAGGAAGTCAAAACAATGG TTACAGATGCAGTCACCTGCCACTCACCAGAGACAGATGCCAGAAAGTTTCCACAGCTTTTTCTGCCCACACTCCGGAGACACTTGAGGAATGGCTCAGACTCTGTGACTGGAT ATTGTCAGAGCGAGATAATCATGGCGAGCATGGCGGTTCAGCTCCTCGGCTTCTTCTTGGGGCTGTTGGGTTTTGTAGGAACTGTTGTCGCAACTGTGCTCCCCCACTGGCGCAGCACAGCCTACGTGGGCTCCAACATCATCACAGCCACCGCCTATATGAAAGGCCTGtggatggagtgtgtgtggcaCAGTACCGGCATTTACCAGTGTGAGCTGTACAGATCTCTACTGGCACTGCCACAAGACCTGCAG GCTGCTCGGGCGCTCATGGTGCTCTCCAGCGTCACCTCAGTGCTGGCCTCTCTGGTGTCTGTGATGGGGATGAAGTGCACCCGCTTCGCCCGGTACTCAGTGATCAAGTCCGCCCTAGTGCTAAGTGGGGGAGTTTGTTTCATCTGTGCCGGCCTGCTCTGCCTGATCACCGTGTCCTGGACCACCAACAATGTCATCTTGGACTTCTACGACCCCTTCCTCCCCAGCGGGATGAAGTATGAGATCGGCCTGGCCGTGTACCTGGGCTTTGCCTCGTCCTTCCTCAGCCTGAGCGGAGGGATGGTGCTCTGCTGGAGCAGCAGCTCTAACAGGTCACAGAGGCCCCTACTTATGCAGAGGAGTCCACCATTACCAGCTCCCCCCGCCTTCAACCCAAGCTATCCTCCTGCTCCACCCTACAAGCCCCCCGAGGCCCTGAGGGACAATCGTGCTCCTTCACTCTGCTCCCTGGCCAGCAGTGGCTATAGGCTCCATAACTACGTCTGA
- the LOC134867844 gene encoding claudin-14-like isoform X4, translating into MASMAVQLLGFFLGLLGFVGTVVATVLPHWRSTAYVGSNIITATAYMKGLWMECVWHSTGIYQCELYRSLLALPQDLQAARALMVLSSVTSVLASLVSVMGMKCTRFARYSVIKSALVLSGGVCFICAGLLCLITVSWTTNNVILDFYDPFLPSGMKYEIGLAVYLGFASSFLSLSGGMVLCWSSSSNRSQRPLLMQRSPPLPAPPAFNPSYPPAPPYKPPEALRDNRAPSLCSLASSGYRLHNYV; encoded by the exons ATGGCGAGCATGGCGGTTCAGCTCCTCGGCTTCTTCTTGGGGCTGTTGGGTTTTGTAGGAACTGTTGTCGCAACTGTGCTCCCCCACTGGCGCAGCACAGCCTACGTGGGCTCCAACATCATCACAGCCACCGCCTATATGAAAGGCCTGtggatggagtgtgtgtggcaCAGTACCGGCATTTACCAGTGTGAGCTGTACAGATCTCTACTGGCACTGCCACAAGACCTGCAG GCTGCTCGGGCGCTCATGGTGCTCTCCAGCGTCACCTCAGTGCTGGCCTCTCTGGTGTCTGTGATGGGGATGAAGTGCACCCGCTTCGCCCGGTACTCAGTGATCAAGTCCGCCCTAGTGCTAAGTGGGGGAGTTTGTTTCATCTGTGCCGGCCTGCTCTGCCTGATCACCGTGTCCTGGACCACCAACAATGTCATCTTGGACTTCTACGACCCCTTCCTCCCCAGCGGGATGAAGTATGAGATCGGCCTGGCCGTGTACCTGGGCTTTGCCTCGTCCTTCCTCAGCCTGAGCGGAGGGATGGTGCTCTGCTGGAGCAGCAGCTCTAACAGGTCACAGAGGCCCCTACTTATGCAGAGGAGTCCACCATTACCAGCTCCCCCCGCCTTCAACCCAAGCTATCCTCCTGCTCCACCCTACAAGCCCCCCGAGGCCCTGAGGGACAATCGTGCTCCTTCACTCTGCTCCCTGGCCAGCAGTGGCTATAGGCTCCATAACTACGTCTGA
- the LOC134867524 gene encoding high-affinity choline transporter 1-like: MAIHAEGIVAIVIFYLMILFVGIWAAWKNKSSGVAEGGDRSERIMVGGRDIGLFVGGFTMTATWVGGGYINGTAEYVYLPGLGLAWAQAPFGYALSLVVGGLFFAKPMRSRGYVTMLDPFQQIYGKRMGGLLFIPALMGEIFWSAAILSALGATLSVIVDIDINLSVVISALIAIFYTLVGGLYSVAYTDVVQLFCIFLGLWISVPFALSNPAVSDITVTAKEVIHQSPWLGKIDPKDKWLWADNFCLLMLGGIPWQVYFQRVLSASSATYAQVLSFIAAFGCLVMAVPSVLIGAIGASTDWNQTSYGPIPPKDMDQSDMILPIVLQHLCPSYVSFFGLGAVSAAVMSSADSSILSASSMFARNIYQLAFRQSASDTEIVWVMRCTIFVFGALATAMALLTGSVYGLWYLSSDLVYVIIFPQLLSVLFVKGTNTYGSVAGYVFGLLLRIGGGEPYLKLPPFIYYPGWVTQEKIHHITGDVEHFVQQRFPFKTMSMLASFLANVVFSYTTKYLFESGMWSHKYDFLDAVVSKHSREIMDKDTLVSNHDNIILSEITPVKQSLGTSLAGTFINSEILSDDGASSPEALVIKND; the protein is encoded by the exons ATGGCCATCCACGCCGAGGGTATCGTGGCCATTGTGATCTTCTACCTTATGATTTTGTTCGTCGGGATCTGGGCCGCGTGGAAGAACAAGAGCTCCGGTGTTGCCGAGGGTGGAGACCGAAGTGAGAGGATCATGGTCGGGGGAAGGGACATTGGATTGTTCGTTGGTGGATTCACAATGACCG CCACTTGGGTGGGAGGGGGCTACATCAATGGGACAGCAGAGTATGTCTACCTGCCAGGCTTGGGACTGGCATGGGCACAGGCACCCTTTGGTTACGCTCTCAGCCTCGTAGTAG GTGGCCTTTTCTTTGCCAAACCCATGCGGTCCCGTGGTTACGTCACCATGCTGGATCCCTTCCAGCAGATTTATGGGAAAAGGATGGGCGGTTTGCTCTTCATCCCCGCACTCATGGGGGAAATCTTCTGGTCTGCGGCCATTTTATCTGCCCTGG GTGCCACTCTGAGCGTGATCGTGGACATAGACATCAACTTGTCGGTGGTGATCTCAGCCCTCATTGCTATCTTCTACACACTTGTTGGAGGACTCTACTCTGTTGCATACACAGATGTGGTCCAGCTCTTCTGTATCTTTTTAGGCTTG TGGATCAGCGTGCCTTTTGCCCTGTCCAATCCTGCCGTGTCCGACATCACTGTCACTGCCAAGGAAGTAATCCACCAGTCACCCTGGCTGGGGAAGATTGACCCTAAAGACAAATGGCTCTGGGCGGACAACTTCTGCTTGCTG ATGTTGGGGGGGATTCCCTGGCAGGTCTATTTTCAACGGGTTCTTTCTGCCTCTTCAGCTACCTACGCTCAGGTCCTTTCCTTCATCGCCGCCTTCGGCTGCTTGGTCATGGCCGTTCCCTCTGTCCTCATAGGCGCTATAGGGGCCTCCACTG ACTGGAACCAGACTTCTTATGGACCCATTCCTCCAAAGGATATGGATCAATCAGACATGATCCTTCCCATAGTGCTTCAGCATCTCTGCCCATCCTATGTTTCCTTCTTTGGTCTGGGTGCAGTGTCGGCAGCGGTCATGTCATCTGCAGACTCATCCATTCTCTCCGCCAGCTCCATGTTCGCCAGGAACATCTATCAGCTCGCTTTTCGGCAATCA GCCTCAGATACTGAGATTGTTTGGGTGATGCGCTGCACCATCTTTGTGTTCGGTGCTCTTGCCACTGCTATGGCATTGTTGACAGGATCAGTGTACGGCCTGTGGTACCTGAGCTCCGACTTGGTCTACGTCATCATCTTTCCCCAACTTCTCAGTGTGTTATTTGTCAAAGGCACCAATACCTATGGCTCTGTGGCTGGCTATGTCTTTGGTCTTCTGCTGCGTATTGGTGGAGGGGAGCCCTACCTCAAACTGCCTCCTTTTATCTACTACCCCGGTTGGGTGACCCAGGAGAAGATCCACCACATCACTGGGGACGTAGAGCACTTTGTCCAGCAGAGGTTTCCCTTCAAGACTATGTCCATGCTGGCTTCCTTCCTGgcaaatgttgtcttttcttACACGACAAAGTACCTATTTGAAAGTGGTATGTGGTCACATAAGTATGACTTCCTGGACGCCGTGGTTTCCAAGCATAGCAGAGAGATCATGGACAAAGACACGCTGGTGAGCAACCATGATAACATCATTCTTTCAGAGATAACGCCCGTCAAGCAGTCCCTGGGTACGTCACTGGCTGGGACATTCATCAACTCTGAGATCCTCAGTGATGATGGGGCGTCCAGTCCGGAGGCTTTGGTAATAAAAAACGACTAG